The sequence below is a genomic window from Dyadobacter sp. CECT 9275.
TTTCGGAGAAGACCTGCATAAACTAAGCCGTTATGCCGATCAGCTCGGCGCCATTTCCCGTACCGTCGAAGGCACCGCTGACCTGTACGTAGAGAAAGTTACCGGCATGCCGCAAATTGTAATTGAATTCAACCGGCACGAAATAGCAAAGTACGGGCTGAATATTGACGAGATCAACCGGACTATCAACGCGGCATTTGCCGGAGCCGCTGCCGGGCGGATCTACGAAGGAGAAAAACGTTTCGACCTCGTTGTACGGGTGGGAGAAGAAGGTCGGAAAAATTTAGAAAACGTACAGAATCTCCTGATCTCCACTCCATCAGGTATGCAAATTCCCCTTTACCAGGTGGCAAAGATTGGCGAAATTGAAGGCCCGAATCAGATCCAGCGCGAAAATACCCGTCGCCGTATCATCGTTGGTTTCAACGTTCGGGGGCGCGATGTGCAATCGATCGTAGAAGAGCTTCAAAAAAAGGTAGACTCCAAAATGAAGTTCGAGGCGGGGTATAGTATTACTTACGGAGGAGCATTCGAAAATTTACAGCAGGCCAAATCCCGCCTGAGCATTGCGGTTCCTGTCGCCCTGTTACTTATTTTCATGATGCTTTATTTCGCATTTTCTTCTGTACGTGAGGGAGCGCTGATCTATACGGCCATACCCCTCTCTGCGATCGGCGGCGTATTGGCCTTAGTGGCACGTGATATGCCTTTTAGTATTTCTGCGGGGGTTGGTTTTATTGCGCTTTTTGGTGTGGCAGTACTCAACGGGATCGTGCTGATCTCAGAATTTAACCGGATCAAAAAAGAAGGTACCATCACTGACCCGCTCCATCTCGTACTCACAGGGACGCGTAACCGGCTAAGACCGGTACTCATGACTGCCGCCGTGGCTTCACTAGGCTTCTTCCCCATGGCCCTCAGCAATGGGGCTGGTGCGGAAGTGCAGCGCCCGCTGGCCACAGTGGTAATAGGTGGGTTGATCACCGCCACCATCCTCACATTATTTGTGTTGCCGGCATTGTTTCTGCTTGTAGAAGGTAAAAGCAAAAAACATTTCCTGGGACCACCAGCCGCTATCCTACTCCTTTTGCTACTGGCAACGCCTGCATGGGCACAATCTCCGGCCAAGCCTGTCGGCCTGCACACGGCTATTGCAATAGCGGGGCAAAAGAACCTGCAGATACAGCGCGCAAGGCTGAATGAAAAAGCCGGAGAACGCAGGAAAGATAGCGGATTTGATTTACCCAAAACCATCCTGGACACGGAATACGGTCGTTTTAACAGTATCCACAACGATAACCGGATCGGGGTCAGCCAGAGCTTTGCCTTTCCTTCTGTTTATATGCATCAGAAAAAGGTACTGCAAGCAAACTTTGAAGCAGCGCAGGCGCAAACCAGACTGTCGGAACAAGAAATACGGGCCAATGTCCGACTGCTTTTTTATCAGTATCAGTCACTGGTAAGCCGAAAAAAGCTGCTGACCTATGCCGACAGCATTTTCAGAATTTTTGAAGATAAATCCAACCTCCGTTTTGAAAAAGGCGAGGCCAATCTTCTGGAAAAAACGGCCGCTCAGGCCCAGCGCCAGCAAATTACCAACCAGCTAAATCTGCTGCAAGGAGATCTGGCAATAACCGAACGGCATTTCAATCTGTTGCTACAGGATACTGTGAGCTATGTACCGGAGATCGTACCACAGCGTATCAGCTATATTCTTACAAAGACTGACTCTACAGGAACGGTAACAGCATCACCGGCTGTTGTCCTTGCCCAAAGTGAAAGACAGGCCGCAGAATACCGCTGGAAGACTGAGAAAGCCAGACTCCTGCCAGATTTTACGGTGGGTTACAATAACCAGAGTATCATTGGAAATCAGACCGTGGACGAGCAAAATATTTATTATAATGGTGGTGCCCGTTTCAGTTTTTGGTCAGCGGGAATCGGGATACCGATTTTCTTTAAGGCCCAGTCGGCAAAGGCTGCTGCCGCTAAAATTGATTTTCAAGGCAGTCAGAAATACGAAGCAGAAGCTATCCTCCGGCTCGAGGCCGAACGCAGTACTACTTTGGCCCAAATCGCAAAATACCAGCAGAGCCTGCAGTACTACGAAGGCAACGGATTGAGCCATTCGGATACCATCATCGCCGCGGCGAGCGAACAACTCCGCCTTGGGGAAATTAATTATCTCCAGTGGGTCCTGCTGGTCAACCAGTCCATAGCCATCCGAAGCGAATACCTGGATATCCTGCATTATTACAACCAGTCTGTGATCCAACTTTTAAGACTTAACAATCAATAAGATGAAACCATATATTCTCAGCCTGGGCGTATTGCTCTGGGCATCCTGCAGTCAGCCCAAAAATGAAGAACCGGATAACCATCGTCAGCCGCAAATGGAGCAAAAAGGAAACACTTTGGTATCCTTCAACACCGCTCAACTCAAAACCGTTGGCGTGGAGATAGGTACCCCTGTTCGGGAAAAAGTAAGCGGAAGCCTCAGTCTCCAGGGGAAAATTGATGTACCCCCGCAAAGTACCGTAAGTCTCAGCTTCCCGCTTGGCGGTTACCTGAAATCCACCCGGATGCTTCCGGGCATGCACATAAAAAAAGGTCAGGTACTGGCAGAACTGGAAGATATGCAGTTTATTCAGCTACAGCAGGATTATTTAACAGCGAAAGAAAAATTCACACTGGCCGAAAGCGAGTTTATACGCCAGCGCGACCTGAATGCAAGCAAAGCAAGCAGTGATAAGGTTTTCCAGCAAGCACGGGCCGAAATGGAAACACAGCGCATATTAATGAGCGCGCTGGCCCAGAAACTCGAGGTGATCGGAATTAACCCGGCGAAGCTGAAACCGGACAATATTTCCAAAAGCGTTGCCATAATGTCGCCTATTAACGGATTTGTATCAAAAGTGAATGTAAACGTGGGGAAATATACTTCACCTACCGATATGCTTTTCGAGCTGGTAGATCCGCGTGATATCCACCTCTCACTGAACGTGTTTGAGAAAGACCTGTCCGCGCTGGCCATCGGACAAAAAGTAGTTGCCTATACCAATGCGGCACCAGAGAAAAAATTCATGGCAGAGATCATTCTGATCGCTAAAAACCTTGATGCCGACCGCATGGCCGAAGTACACTGCCATTTTGAGCGATACAGCCCTGAACTTGTTCCCGGCATGTTTATGAACGGGGAAGTATTCGTATCCCGCCACGACGCACTGACGGTGCCGGAAGAGGCAGTGGTACGGTGGGACAACCGCTATTACGTATTCACCGAAAGTGGTAACGGACAATTTGAAATGGTAGAAATAAAGCCCGGCCCGGTGCATCAAGGCAGGCTGCAGATCAGTGGGAAGGGTATTCAGGCAACCACCCGGCTTGTGGTGCGGAATGCGTATGCCCTGCTGATGAAAATCAAGAATACCGAAGAAAGTTAAGTTTTTGGTACGGGCAACGTCACCACTTGCCCGTACCAAATTTAACCATTTAGAACATCTCCCCTCACCCATCATAACCATACGACTGCAACCGATAAGGGAAGATAACCAGACAAACAGCGGAAAACTGCTTGTTGTCCTAACTTGCCACTGCTACCAGCCGGTGTTCTGGGTGAGTTTAGGATTCAGCTGGATTTCTGAATAGGGAATCGGATAAAAATACCGGTTGTCGCCAAAGGTTTTAACCTGGTTCACGTTCCATAATAAATTCCCCTTGGTACCACCTGAAAGCTTGCTTACGGTACCGTTGATGTTAACATATACAACACCCGAAACCGTGGAAGCCGGTGTTGAAGAGACAAAGCAAACATCGGGTTTACCGTCACTGTTTAGATCAATCAGCTGATTAAGCCCCGGAACGTACATACCTGTATAGACCTTTTCCAGGTTGGACCCACTTTTCCAGCGCAGCAAATCGTCAAAACGGAAGCCTTCCCCTACCAGCTCAATTCCTCGTTCCCGGCGGATTTCAAGTAATACGGGATCCGAAATGCCAGGGTAAAAATTGGCCCGAAGGTAGGCATCGGCTACGGTGGGCTGTGCCGTGTTGGTGATACCAGCACGTTTCCTTAAAGCCCCGATTGTTTTATCCCAATCCTCGGCGGTGAGAGTTCCCAGCTCAGATTTTGCTTCGGCATAATTTAACAGGACTTCGGCATAACGCATAATCGGAATAGAATTATAACTCTCCGAGCGTGAGTCGTAATAAGGATTATCAAGGGAAAACTTCATGGTATGGTAGCCCGTGATAGTTACGTTGAAGTTGGGAAATCCGAGCGACCCATCCGACCGTACGTAAGTCGGCAGCCGAACTGTCTGCCCGAGCCGGGCATCCCTGTTAACGATTTCCCGCTGATAGGTAAGCGTATCATACCCGGCTTTGTCGGTAAACCTGCTGCCGTCAATATTCAGGTAGGTATTAACAAAATGCTTGTCCAGACTTAGCCTGCTTCCTGTTGTCGGGCTGTTATACCAATAGGTAGACGCATGCCACTTCTGCAATGAATTATTATATACCGAAGCCAGAATAATTTCCTGCGTATTAGGGGTTTCGTTAATAAACAGTGACCGGTAGGCACTGGTGGCGTTTCCGGTTACCAGGCTGTACTGTCCGCTGCTCATGAGTTGCTGTGAGGCATCGGCTGCTGCCGCGAACCAGTCGTTGGGATTTCCTGTCAGGGAAAGTTCGGTATGGTACTTCCGGAAGGTCCCTTCAAAAAGGCATATCCTGGATTTCAGGGCAAGTGCTACCCATTTGGTAACTGTGCTGCCTGTTGTATTTTTAGTAGCATAAATGTTATTACAGGCAAAATTGATATCTGCCAGCACCGAATCCATAATCATTTCACGACGGTCGCGAGCCTTATACAACGTGGAATCCGCAACATCAAGCGTGGTATTGTACCAGGGTACGTCCCCGAAACGTTTTACCATTCCAAAGTAAAAATAAGCCCTGAAAAACCTTGCAATCCCCGAATAGTGGTTCTTGGCCGCAGCCGAAATATTTACATTGTGGTTATTCTGGATAAAATAGTTCAGGTTCCGCAGATTGGTCCAGGTCCAGCCGGTTACGTTATTTTCGGTGATATTACCTGCAAGCAGATAGTCCGGCACTACCGTAGGTACGGTGATATCCGTCATTACGTCACCGGAATAAATAGCAGGTGCCGCGGGCAGCATATTGGCATAGAGCCCGTTGATATACAACTGTAAAGTAGCCTCGCTGGCAAAAGCCTGGTCAGCGGTAAGTTTATCTTTCGGGTCCTTCGTGAGAAAATCCTCGCACGAAAACAGTGCTCCTGCACAAACCAGGAATATGAGTTTTAAAAAATAATTTTTCATTTTAAAGATCTTTAGAATGTCAGATTTAATCCAATTGTATATGATTTCAACATAGGATAACTGTTTCCATCTCCCTGAGACGCGCTCACCTCCTGGTCCGAACCTTCGATGACTTCCGGATCGAAATTGCGGTTATGCTTGTACATCGGCGAATAAGTCCACAGATTCTGGCCAGTAAAGTAAATTTGTACCGCGTTCAGCTTGATACGCTTCACAATGTCCGTCGGAATGGAATAACCCAGCGTAAGGTTTTTCAGGCGGATATAACTTGCGTTCTGAAGGTACCTGGTTTGCGTGAGTGCAAGCTCTCTTGTGCCCGACAATGCAGTGTAACCTCTGTACCGTGGAAAATAAGCACTTTGGCTCGGGTTGTCCTCCGTCCAGCGGTCAAGCGTGGAAGTTGGCATCTGGTTGTAAGGGCGGTTGTAATGCCCCCAGAAATAGGCAGACTCCGTGGAAGGATACCAGTCCCTCTTGCCCACTCCCTGAAAAAACGCAGTAAGGGAAAAGTTGTTCCAGTCGAAGCTGGTCGTTACCCCGTAGGGCAGGCGGATGGAAGAATTACCGATAATTTTACGGTCTCCGGGATCATTAACCGTGTTGCTGCCGTTGTTGATGACCTTGTTACCGTCCAGATCTCTGAACTTAAGGTCTCCCGGTAAGATTTTATTACTGTTGGATACCACAACATATTTCTGATTGGCGTGGCTATCAATATCTCCCTGAGAAGTAAAAAAGCCCTCTGTTTCAAATCCCCAGATTTCCCCGATCTTCTGTCCCTTGTAGTAGGATGTCAGGGTGTTCGTGGGGTTGTTGAACTTTGTAATCTCCGACTGGTTATCCGCAAGAGTAAGTCTTACACTGTATTTCAAAGGCTTTCTCATGGCAATTTCATCTGACCAGGTAAGGGATAATTCCCATCCTTTTGTAAGCAGGTCGGCATTATTACCCTTGGGAACCGTTGCTCCAAATACAGCAGGCAGGACTTGTCCGGTTGTGATCATACCGGTAGTATTGCGGTGGTACCAGTCGAAAGTTGCTGAAAGCCGATGCTGAAAAACATCGACGTCCACACCCAGGTCAAGCGTTGTGGCTTTTTCCCAGGTAATGCGGTTCGGAATGACAGCCGGATTCTGGATATAGGTGGCATAGGTACCGTTCACGATGGTGGTGGAAGCCTGCGGTGTAATGGTTTCCAGGAACGTATACGGATCAATATTTCCGTTACCCAGCGAACCATAGGATCCTCTTAATTTCAATGTGTTCAGCCATCTTTTAGTGGAAGACATAAAGTTTTCATCCGACACCCTCCATCCTACCGACCCCGACGGAAAAAAACCGAACTGCTGATTCAACGGAAACTTGGAGGAGCCGTCATAACGTCCATCAAATTCTACCAGATACTTGTTTGCAAATGCATAGTTAATC
It includes:
- a CDS encoding CusA/CzcA family heavy metal efflux RND transporter encodes the protein MLDKIIQFSVRNKLAIGIFMLLWVAYGVFEVTRLPIDAVPDITNNQVQVITTAPALGAEDVERLITFPIEQAISNIPGLQESRSMSRFGLSLISIVFDDKADIYWARQQVTERLAQVEMNENASKPELAPVTTGLGEIYQYVVKPKDGYEKKFSLADLRTTQDWIIRRQLLGTPGVADVSTFGGDQKQYEVAVNPTRLKAAGLTITDVFTALQRNNQNTGGAYIEKGPAVLYIRSIGLASSYEDIRDIVVKTSSNGTPVLIGHIADVRQGSAIRYGAMTMAGKGEVAGGIVMMLKGGNSSDVIKNVKARIAEIQKTIPEGMEIEAFLDRTKMVNNAIGTVQTNLLEGALIVVLVLVLFLGNLRAGLIVASVIPLSMLFAVAMMNLFGVSGNLMSLGALDFGLIVDGAVIIVEAILHHLHHSQKYTSVTRISQEEMDKEVTGSASRLMNAAVFGQIIILIVYLPILSLSGIEGKMFKPMAQTVSFAILGAFILSLTYVPMISALFISKKITNKPGISDRMMTRLENGYEKLLTRALQFKKSLVATAFFLFGITIYIFMQMGGEFIPQLEEGDFATETRLLVGTNLSTTIHAINRISERLQKEYPEVQKVVSRIGSAEIPTDPMPIEGGDMVIVLKDKKEWTSAKNFSELAEKMAATAQEVVPGVSTSFQYPVQMRFNELMTGAKQDVVCKIFGEDLHKLSRYADQLGAISRTVEGTADLYVEKVTGMPQIVIEFNRHEIAKYGLNIDEINRTINAAFAGAAAGRIYEGEKRFDLVVRVGEEGRKNLENVQNLLISTPSGMQIPLYQVAKIGEIEGPNQIQRENTRRRIIVGFNVRGRDVQSIVEELQKKVDSKMKFEAGYSITYGGAFENLQQAKSRLSIAVPVALLLIFMMLYFAFSSVREGALIYTAIPLSAIGGVLALVARDMPFSISAGVGFIALFGVAVLNGIVLISEFNRIKKEGTITDPLHLVLTGTRNRLRPVLMTAAVASLGFFPMALSNGAGAEVQRPLATVVIGGLITATILTLFVLPALFLLVEGKSKKHFLGPPAAILLLLLLATPAWAQSPAKPVGLHTAIAIAGQKNLQIQRARLNEKAGERRKDSGFDLPKTILDTEYGRFNSIHNDNRIGVSQSFAFPSVYMHQKKVLQANFEAAQAQTRLSEQEIRANVRLLFYQYQSLVSRKKLLTYADSIFRIFEDKSNLRFEKGEANLLEKTAAQAQRQQITNQLNLLQGDLAITERHFNLLLQDTVSYVPEIVPQRISYILTKTDSTGTVTASPAVVLAQSERQAAEYRWKTEKARLLPDFTVGYNNQSIIGNQTVDEQNIYYNGGARFSFWSAGIGIPIFFKAQSAKAAAAKIDFQGSQKYEAEAILRLEAERSTTLAQIAKYQQSLQYYEGNGLSHSDTIIAAASEQLRLGEINYLQWVLLVNQSIAIRSEYLDILHYYNQSVIQLLRLNNQ
- a CDS encoding RagB/SusD family nutrient uptake outer membrane protein; the encoded protein is MKNYFLKLIFLVCAGALFSCEDFLTKDPKDKLTADQAFASEATLQLYINGLYANMLPAAPAIYSGDVMTDITVPTVVPDYLLAGNITENNVTGWTWTNLRNLNYFIQNNHNVNISAAAKNHYSGIARFFRAYFYFGMVKRFGDVPWYNTTLDVADSTLYKARDRREMIMDSVLADINFACNNIYATKNTTGSTVTKWVALALKSRICLFEGTFRKYHTELSLTGNPNDWFAAAADASQQLMSSGQYSLVTGNATSAYRSLFINETPNTQEIILASVYNNSLQKWHASTYWYNSPTTGSRLSLDKHFVNTYLNIDGSRFTDKAGYDTLTYQREIVNRDARLGQTVRLPTYVRSDGSLGFPNFNVTITGYHTMKFSLDNPYYDSRSESYNSIPIMRYAEVLLNYAEAKSELGTLTAEDWDKTIGALRKRAGITNTAQPTVADAYLRANFYPGISDPVLLEIRRERGIELVGEGFRFDDLLRWKSGSNLEKVYTGMYVPGLNQLIDLNSDGKPDVCFVSSTPASTVSGVVYVNINGTVSKLSGGTKGNLLWNVNQVKTFGDNRYFYPIPYSEIQLNPKLTQNTGW
- a CDS encoding efflux RND transporter periplasmic adaptor subunit, with the translated sequence MKPYILSLGVLLWASCSQPKNEEPDNHRQPQMEQKGNTLVSFNTAQLKTVGVEIGTPVREKVSGSLSLQGKIDVPPQSTVSLSFPLGGYLKSTRMLPGMHIKKGQVLAELEDMQFIQLQQDYLTAKEKFTLAESEFIRQRDLNASKASSDKVFQQARAEMETQRILMSALAQKLEVIGINPAKLKPDNISKSVAIMSPINGFVSKVNVNVGKYTSPTDMLFELVDPRDIHLSLNVFEKDLSALAIGQKVVAYTNAAPEKKFMAEIILIAKNLDADRMAEVHCHFERYSPELVPGMFMNGEVFVSRHDALTVPEEAVVRWDNRYYVFTESGNGQFEMVEIKPGPVHQGRLQISGKGIQATTRLVVRNAYALLMKIKNTEES